One part of the Dunckerocampus dactyliophorus isolate RoL2022-P2 chromosome 11, RoL_Ddac_1.1, whole genome shotgun sequence genome encodes these proteins:
- the si:ch73-233f7.1 gene encoding protocadherin-10, which produces MNQRLSRGSWVPVTGLVISLLLCACVVDLVLAQIRYSIPEELEHGAFVGNIAEDLGLDVAKLSARRFRIVSGAKKQYLEVNLENGILFVNEKIDREELCERSPSCFLHLQVVIENPLELYRVEVEILDVNDNSPSFPWSEFNIDITESAAPGSCFPLESAQDLDVGTNSLRSYQLGANEHFILNIQTRNDGSKFAELVLDTPLDRERQKKHEMVLTAFDGGSPERSGTALITITVLDANDNVPVFDRSVYRASLVENAPRGTLVLKLNATDLDEGSNGEVTYAFSGHAPLKVRELFSVDPYTGEIRVKGVVDYEKASVYELYVQARDRGPSAVAVHSKVLVDIVDVNDNTPEVILTSVSTPVLEDAPPGTVIAVISVMDQDSGENGNVDCQIPNNVPFQLHSSFKNYYTLVTSEVLDREAVSEYNITLTARDLGSPSLSTRKTILVQVSDINDNPPRFSQPSYTVYVTENNAPGASICTVTAFDPDSNQNAYLSYSILEGQIQGMPVSTYVSINSDNGNIYALRSFDYEQLRNFHILVQAQDAGFPPLASNVTVNVFVLDQNDNAPIIVSPLPKNGTVATEVVPRSVDAGYLVIKVTALDADAGQNSRLSYQVMQATDPGLFSVALYTGEIRTIRRLVDKDAYRHRLVILVKDNGQPPLSATVSVVLTVVDSVPESLSDYGDLTLSPQPTSNLALYLIVSLSTISFIFLVAIIVLAAVKCYKDRETLSGYNLPPFACCCCGGFQPEPPAEVFKKSNLNLQISSSANKVPTNCMEVNGSSSMAQPYCYKVCLTPESAKSDFMFLKPCSPSSTPRNNEAKSAEHSWGASVNNGATTPNELKQPNTDWTLTKNQNSSIKSYNSINMDGTLMRKAMHADPENYVTSMAPGQYWTWGTHMRGPKGEYKMSPSTSGVPSRPWTPRCTPPPQQQQPSNHAHPHPHPPPDYHHNVYIPGTPSGFCTLRPAVQRSDLDVHNSFSTFGKKRRLQMSPQGEAAMINNDLYND; this is translated from the exons ATGAATCAGAGACTCTCCAGAGGCAGCTGGGTGCCAGTGACCGGGCTTGTCATCTCCCTGCTTCTGTGTGCCTGCGTGGTGGACTTGGTGCTGGCGCAAATTCGCTACTCCATCCCCGAGGAGCTGGAGCACGGAGCCTTCGTGGGCAACATCGCAGAGGACCTGGGCTTGGATGTGGCCAAGCTGTCCGCGCGTCGCTTCCGAATTGTCTCCGGAGCCAAGAAGCAGTATTTAGAAGTGAATTTGGAGAACGGGATTTTGTTTGTTAATGAGAAAATAGACAGAGAGGAGCTTTGTGAGCGCAGCCCCAGCTGTTTTTTACACCTGCAAGTCGTCATTGAAAATCCTTTAGAGCTCTACAGAGTGGAAGTGGAGATTTTAGACGTGAATGACAACTCTCCCAGTTTCCCGTGGAGCGAATTTAACATAGACATCACGGAATCGGCTGCGCCCGGCTCCTGCTTCCCGTTAGAGAGCGCGCAGGACCTGGATGTGGGCACCAACTCTCTGCGCTCGTACCAGCTCGGCGCAAACGAGCACTTCATCCTCAACATACAGACGCGCAACGACGGGAGCAAGTTTGCAGAACTAGTGCTGGACACCCCTTTGGACCGGGAGCGCCAAAAGAAACACGAGATGGTTCTGACAGCTTTTGACGGCGGATCACCGGAGCGCTCCGGAACCGCCTTGATCACTATCACGGTGCTAGACGCGAACGACAACGTCCCCGTGTTTGATCGCTCCGTGTACCGGGCTAGCCTAGTGGAGAACGCACCGAGGGGGACACTGGTGCTGAAGCTGAACGCCACCGACTTGGATGAGGGCTCCAACGGGGAGGTGACATACGCCTTCAGCGGGCACGCGCCTCTCAAAGTGCGAGAGCTTTTCAGCGTGGACCCGTACACGGGTGAGATCCGCGTCAAGGGCGTTGTGGACTACGAGAAAGCGAGCGTGTATGAGCTTTACGTGCAGGCGAGGGACAGGGGACCCTCGGCCGTGGCTGTGCACAGCAAAGTACTGGTGGACATCGTGGACGTGAACGACAACACCCCGGAAGTCATCCTCACGTCCGTGTCCACCCCGGTGCTGGAGGACGCACCACCTGGCACAGTAATTGCTGTGATCAGCGTCATGGACCAGGACTCGGGTGAGAACGGGAACGTGGACTGTCAAATCCCCAACAACGTCCCCTTCCAGCTGCACTCCTCCTTTAAAAACTACTACACTTTGGTCACAAGTGAGGTTTTGGACAGAGAGGCGGTGTCGGAGTACAACATTACCCTCACGGCTCGCGATCTCGGCTCACCATCTCTGTCCACGAGAAAAACCATCCTGgtgcaagtgtctgacattaaTGACAACCCCCCGCGGTTCTCGCAGCCTTCGTACACTGTCTATGTGACTGAGAATAACGCCCCCGGCGCTTCTATTTGCACCGTGACTGCCTTCGACCCCGATTCCAACCAGAACGCCTATCTGTCTTATTCTATTCTCGAGGGTCAAATTCAGGGCATGCCCGTGTCCACTTACGTATCAATTAATTCAGACAATGGCAACATTTACGCATTACGCTCCTTTGATTATGAGCAACTTAGAAACTTTCACATTCTTGTGCAAGCTCAGGACGCCGGTTTCCCTCCATTAGCCAGCAATGTGACggtgaatgtttttgttttggaccaGAATGACAACGCACCCATCATTGTGTCCCCACTGCCCAAAAACGGCACCGTGGCCACGGAGGTCGTCCCTCGCTCTGTAGATGCTGGTTATCTTGTCATTAAGGTGACGGCGCTCGATGCAGACGCGGGACAAAACTCGCGGCTGTCATATCAGGTGATGCAGGCTACAGATCCAGGGCTGTTTAGCGTGGCTCTGTACACGGGGGAAATCAGGACTATTCGCAGGCTGGTGGACAAAGACGCATACAGACACAGGCTAGTTATACTGGTGAAGGACAACGGGCAGCCTCCTCTCTCTGCCACCGTCTCAGTTGTCCTCACGGTGGTGGACAGCGTGCCTGAGTCCCTATCCGACTACGGTGACCTCACCCTCAGCCCACAGCCCACGTCAAACCTCGCCCTGTACTTGATCGTGTCGCTTAGCACCATATCTTTCATCTTCCTGGTGGCTATCATCGTCCTGGCCGCGGTCAAGTGCTACAAGGACCGAGAAACTCTGAGTGGCTACAACCTGCCCCCCTTCGCTTGCTGCTGCTGCGGGGGCTTCCAGCCGGAGCCTCCCGCTGAAGTGTTCAAAAAATCCAACCTCAACCTGCAGATTTCCTCCTCTGCCAACAAAGTGCCCACTAACTGCATGGAGGTGAACGGGAGCAGCAGCATGGCTCAGCCTTATTGTTATAAAGTGTGCTTGACCCCCGAATCGGCTAAAAGTGACTTCATGTTTCTGAAGCCGTGCAGCCCGAGCAGCACGCCGCGCAACAACGAAGCCAAGAGCGCGGAACACTCTTGGGGCGCGTCTGTGAACAACGGAGCGACCACCCCTAATGAG CTGAAGCAGCCAAACACAGATTGGACCCTCACAAAGAATCAGAATTCATCCATTAAAAG TTACAACTCCATCAACATGGATGGGACTCTAATGCGCAAGGCCATGCATGCAGACCCAGAAAACTACGTCACATCCATGGCACCTGGGCAGTACTGGACCTGGGGCACTCATATGAGAGGTCCAAAAG GAGAATATAAGATGTCCCCATCAACCAGTGGTGTCCCTTCCCGGCCGTGGACTCCGCGGTGCACCCCACCACCCCAGCAGCAGCAACCATCCAACCACGCCCACCCTCACCCGCACCCGCCGCCCGACTACCACCACAACGTCTATATTCCTGGGACGCCGTCTGGCTTTTGCACGCTGAGACCCGCAGTGCAGCGCAGCGACTTGGACGTCCACAACTCCTTCTCCACCTTTGGCAAGAAGCGACGCCTCCAGATGTCCCCCCAGGGGGAGGCTGCCATGATCAATAACGATCTGTACAATGACTGA